A window of the Candidatus Saccharibacteria bacterium oral taxon 488 genome harbors these coding sequences:
- a CDS encoding triose-phosphate isomerase, translated as MTQKTLIIGNWKMNLTMHEASLYLHKLMEQLPVHRDVEVVVAPTMLTLQSLSLQIKRRIVKLAAQNCYWRDHGPYTGEVPASHLHGMVDYVMIGHSERRHIFMESDKDIRFKVQAALRNRLQPILCIGETAHERTLGETREVLQDQLVNGLANITAEEIDHVVIAYEPVWAIGSGEYAQPSDLAKALKVIRQQITHLFGKEAAEAVRVVYGGSVSVDNAGDYLAVAGLDGLLIGGASLDAYQFTEIVKKAHKE; from the coding sequence ATGACGCAAAAAACACTCATTATCGGCAACTGGAAGATGAACCTCACCATGCATGAGGCCAGTTTGTATTTACATAAGCTGATGGAGCAGCTGCCGGTACACCGCGACGTCGAGGTGGTGGTGGCGCCAACGATGTTGACACTGCAAAGTTTGAGCTTGCAAATTAAGCGTCGGATCGTCAAGCTCGCTGCCCAAAATTGCTACTGGCGCGACCACGGTCCGTACACCGGCGAAGTGCCAGCGTCGCATTTACATGGCATGGTTGATTATGTCATGATTGGTCACTCCGAGCGGCGACATATATTTATGGAGAGCGACAAGGATATTCGTTTCAAGGTGCAGGCGGCGCTGCGCAATCGACTGCAGCCAATTCTCTGTATTGGCGAAACGGCACACGAGCGGACGCTGGGTGAAACGCGCGAGGTGCTCCAGGATCAGCTTGTAAACGGCCTGGCGAATATCACAGCCGAGGAGATAGACCATGTGGTGATCGCCTACGAGCCGGTCTGGGCGATTGGTAGCGGCGAGTATGCGCAGCCGAGTGACCTTGCCAAGGCGCTCAAGGTGATTCGTCAGCAAATTACGCATTTATTTGGCAAGGAAGCAGCCGAAGCGGTGCGCGTGGTGTATGGCGGCAGCGTTTCGGTTGACAACGCCGGTGATTACCTCGCGGTGGCGGGACTTGATGGATTATTGATCGGTGGAGCGAGTCTGGACGCATATCAATTTACAGAGATAGTAAAAAAGGCGCATAAGGAATAG